Proteins encoded together in one Ciona intestinalis chromosome 1, KH, whole genome shotgun sequence window:
- the LOC100177369 gene encoding ciliogenesis-associated TTC17-interacting protein-like, with the protein MVDSNDSAVTAIEIDRNAQADETGIQFLKNIDPEELRLCFFRDQLVTVSEDGSAVGEFTASVERVTEAGKKLVLIHASSHGKVDGTPMGTTITTYLQPESLEVLRQEHIEFVKLPGHELEKKTEMKRDMENGDLVIKRKVTKGNEIRKSKHRFTAKQTAGFVTEGSNLLLQRLMMRQGLNTEISFITLDSEVGYLVKASYRPLPERSQTVFTKEIQVSGIERRVASVHDVPYTWQSFFMPDGHLTLRIQVGSPAIVTLEKVPRLIQRDIVEPKPVFEKKKLIWEEDMEMNSRFLQRKEELKAGHEKYLREHPDATALIADFFQFLLLRRPHDVVGFAADFFSSFSSSFPEAPAYQHSGTTAANAESFN; encoded by the exons ATGGTAGATAGCAATGATTCTGCGGTTACGGCGATAGAAATTGATCGCAACGCACAGGCTGATGAAACAGgaatacagtttttaaaaaatatcgaCCCGGAAGAACTTAGGCTTTGCTTTTTCCGAGATCAGCTTGTTACAGTTTCAGAGGATGGTTCAGCGGTCGGGGAATTCACAGCTAGCGTCGAAAGAGTGACTGAAGCAGGAAAAAAGCTCGTGTTAATTCACGCAAGCAGTCATGGAAAAGTCGATGGAACGCCAATGGGCACGACCATTACAACGTATCTACAACCGGAAAGTTTGGAGGTATTGCGACAGGAGCACATCGAATTTGTAAAGCTTCCAGGGCACGAGCTTGAGAAGAAAACAGAAATGAAACGCGACATGGAGAATGGAGATCTGGTCATTAAAAGGAAGGTCACTAAAGGAAACGAGATTCGAAAATCCAAAC ATCGGTTCACCGCCAAACAAACAGCTGGTTTTGTGACAGAAGGTTCAAATTTGCTTCTACAAAGGCTTATGATGAGGCAAGGACTTAACACAGAGATTTCCTTCATAACACTGGACTCTGAAGTTGGTTACTTGGTTAAAGCCAGCTATCGTCCCCTACCAGAAAGAAGCCAGACAGTTTTCACAAAAGAGATTCAGGTATCTGGCATTGAGCGGCGCGTTGCTTCTGTCCACGACGTTCCTTACACCTGGCAATCGTTTTTTATGCCTGACGGCCACTTAACTTTACGAATACAGGTTGGTTCACCGGCTATTGTTACTTTGGAAAAAGTGCCGCGTTTGATCCAACGAGATATTGTGGAGCCAAAACCTGTATTCGAAAAGAAGAAGTTGATCTGGGAAGAAGATATGGAGATGAACTCCCGATTCCTACAAAGAAAAGAAGAACTAAAGGCCGGTCACGAGAAATATCTTCGTGAGCATCCAGATGCAACGGCTTTGATTGCAGATTTCTTTCAGTTTTTACTGCTTCGGCGGCCACACGATGTTGTAGGATTCGCTGCTGAttttttttcgagtttttCTTCGTCGTTTCCCGAAGCCCCCGCTTACCAACACTCTGGTACAACTGCAGCGAATGCAGAATCTTTTAATtag